A DNA window from Sphingopyxis macrogoltabida contains the following coding sequences:
- the moaB gene encoding molybdenum cofactor biosynthesis protein B yields the protein MPIDETLEFRPVRIAILTISDSRSEADDRSGDKLVELLTDAGHVLAARAIIRDEGDLIVSRLHNWIDDAEVDVVITTGGTGVTGRDVTPEALHRLDGKDIPGFGELFRWLSYQKIGTSTIQSRACAVVARGTYIFALPGSTGAVTDAWEGILSTQLDSRHKPCNFVELMPRLTE from the coding sequence ATGCCAATTGACGAGACCCTCGAGTTCCGGCCGGTCCGGATCGCCATCCTGACGATTTCGGACAGCCGCAGCGAGGCCGACGACCGATCGGGCGACAAGCTGGTCGAATTGCTGACCGATGCCGGCCACGTCCTCGCCGCGCGCGCGATCATCCGCGACGAGGGCGATCTGATCGTCTCGCGGCTGCATAACTGGATCGACGATGCCGAAGTCGATGTCGTGATCACCACCGGCGGGACCGGCGTCACCGGCCGCGACGTGACGCCCGAGGCGCTGCACCGCCTCGACGGCAAGGATATTCCCGGCTTCGGCGAGCTGTTCCGCTGGCTCAGCTATCAGAAGATCGGCACCTCGACGATCCAGTCGCGCGCCTGCGCCGTCGTCGCGCGCGGTACCTATATCTTCGCGCTGCCCGGATCGACCGGCGCGGTGACCGACGCATGGGAAGGCATTTTGTCGACCCAGCTCGACAGCCGGCACAAGCCCTGCAACTTCGTCGAATTGATGCCCCGGCTCACCGAATAG
- a CDS encoding PA0069 family radical SAM protein, with product MESTKPLPPIAGRGAPTNLRPTRTGSAERVADGDWLDAADDIDGAPPPLRTTVSVEHPKTIIARNSSPDIGFDRSINPYRGCEHGCIYCFARPTHAFHDLSPGLDFESKLFAKPDAAKLLRAELAKRNYKVAPIAIGTNTDGYQPIEREWGITRQIVEVLAETRHPLLITTKSDRLLRDIDLLAQMAADNLVGVAISVTTLDPKVARTLEPRAPHPRRRLAAIRALVDAGVPTQVNISPIIPAITDHEIEAIMAVAAKAGAIRASYILMRLPFEVAPLFRAWLAAHYPDRADKVMHMVQDIRGGRDNDPNFFTRMKGQGVWPQLIRQRMKRAAREHGMDKSFPPLRSDLFQPPERDGQMELFRT from the coding sequence ATGGAATCAACCAAGCCCCTGCCCCCGATCGCCGGGCGCGGCGCGCCGACCAATTTGCGGCCGACACGCACCGGGTCGGCCGAGCGGGTTGCCGACGGCGACTGGCTCGACGCAGCCGACGATATCGACGGTGCGCCGCCGCCCCTGCGCACGACGGTGTCGGTCGAGCATCCGAAGACGATCATCGCCCGCAACAGCTCGCCCGACATCGGCTTCGACCGCTCGATCAATCCCTACCGCGGCTGCGAGCATGGCTGCATCTATTGCTTCGCGCGGCCGACGCACGCCTTTCACGACCTGTCGCCGGGTCTGGATTTCGAAAGCAAGCTGTTCGCGAAACCCGACGCCGCAAAGCTGCTGCGCGCCGAACTCGCCAAGCGCAATTACAAGGTCGCGCCGATCGCGATCGGCACCAACACCGACGGTTACCAGCCGATTGAACGCGAATGGGGCATCACCCGCCAGATCGTCGAGGTGCTCGCCGAAACCAGGCATCCGCTGCTGATCACCACCAAGTCCGACCGCCTGCTCCGTGACATCGACCTGCTCGCGCAAATGGCGGCCGACAATCTGGTCGGCGTCGCGATTTCCGTGACGACGCTCGATCCCAAGGTCGCGCGCACGCTCGAACCGCGGGCGCCGCATCCGCGCCGCCGCCTCGCCGCAATCCGGGCGCTGGTCGACGCCGGGGTACCGACGCAGGTCAATATCTCGCCGATCATCCCCGCGATCACCGATCACGAGATCGAGGCGATCATGGCCGTCGCCGCGAAGGCGGGCGCGATCCGCGCTTCCTATATATTGATGCGCCTGCCCTTCGAGGTTGCACCGCTGTTCCGCGCCTGGCTTGCCGCACATTATCCCGACCGCGCCGACAAGGTGATGCACATGGTGCAGGATATCCGCGGCGGCCGCGACAACGACCCGAACTTCTTCACGCGCATGAAGGGTCAGGGCGTCTGGCCGCAACTGATCCGTCAGCGCATGAAGCGCGCGGCGCGCGAGCATGGCATGGACAAAAGCTTCCCGCCGCTCCGCAGCGACCTGTTCCAACCGCCCGAACGCGACGGGCAGATGGAGCTGTTCCGGACCTAG
- a CDS encoding long-chain fatty acid--CoA ligase, producing MGMQGQPLLVTSLIDHAAREHGEREIISRWADGSLTRSTWGEVGADARRFAAAMVKLGMKKGDRIATLAMNHGHHLVSWYGTAGMGGVLHTVNPRLFDEQLVYIVNHAEDRVLLFDAAFLPIVERLRDQLPTVEHFILFDAPARDGYLSYRDLIDAEDGSFAWVQLDERDPVGLCYTSGTTGNPKGVIYEHRSNVIHAITEIQPDVFDLSNRSVILPIVPMFHANSWGIPFAAATIGAKLVFSATNDAQVLCDLMHDEGVTHSAGVPTVWIAMFAHMDATGIGYGALRRVIIGGSAAPRAMIERFMNAGIDVAHAWGMTETSPIGTMGKKPWNWDAMSFNERVDVVCRQGCPPFGVELRVVDDEDNVLPHDGVSSGRLQIRGPWIIQRYFRADEDAADDDGWFDTGDVSVIHPDGVMQITDRAKDVIKSGGEWISSIELENAAVGAPGVQEAAAVGVYHPKWDERPILLIVRKPGAEVSEAAIVEYLADKVAKWWLPDEVVFVDELPHTATGKILKRQLRDDYKDYKLKSLAAA from the coding sequence ATGGGAATGCAAGGCCAGCCGCTGCTCGTCACCAGCCTGATCGATCATGCCGCGCGCGAGCATGGCGAACGCGAGATTATTTCGCGCTGGGCCGACGGCAGTCTGACGCGATCGACCTGGGGCGAAGTCGGTGCCGATGCCCGGCGTTTCGCCGCTGCGATGGTGAAGCTGGGAATGAAAAAGGGCGACCGCATCGCGACGCTCGCGATGAATCACGGCCATCACCTCGTAAGCTGGTACGGTACCGCCGGGATGGGCGGGGTGCTGCACACGGTGAACCCGCGGCTGTTCGACGAGCAGCTCGTCTATATCGTCAATCATGCCGAGGACCGGGTGCTGCTGTTCGACGCGGCCTTCCTGCCGATCGTCGAGCGGTTGCGCGACCAGCTACCGACGGTCGAGCATTTCATCCTGTTCGACGCGCCCGCGCGCGATGGCTATCTGTCCTATCGCGACCTGATCGATGCGGAGGACGGTAGCTTTGCGTGGGTCCAGCTCGACGAGCGTGATCCGGTCGGGCTTTGCTATACCAGCGGCACGACGGGCAATCCCAAGGGCGTGATCTACGAACATCGCTCGAACGTCATCCATGCGATCACCGAGATCCAGCCCGACGTGTTCGACCTGTCGAACCGCAGCGTGATCCTGCCGATCGTGCCGATGTTCCACGCCAATAGCTGGGGCATCCCGTTCGCCGCGGCGACGATCGGCGCGAAGCTGGTGTTTTCGGCGACGAACGATGCGCAGGTGCTGTGCGACCTGATGCACGACGAAGGCGTGACGCACAGCGCCGGCGTGCCGACGGTGTGGATCGCGATGTTCGCGCATATGGATGCGACGGGCATCGGTTATGGCGCGCTCCGGCGCGTGATCATCGGCGGGTCGGCCGCGCCGCGCGCGATGATCGAGCGCTTCATGAACGCCGGGATCGATGTCGCGCACGCGTGGGGCATGACCGAAACTTCGCCGATCGGGACGATGGGCAAGAAGCCGTGGAACTGGGACGCGATGAGCTTCAACGAGCGCGTCGATGTCGTCTGCCGTCAGGGCTGTCCGCCGTTCGGGGTCGAGCTGCGCGTCGTCGACGACGAAGACAATGTCCTGCCGCACGACGGCGTGTCGAGCGGGCGATTGCAGATCCGCGGGCCATGGATCATCCAGCGCTATTTCCGCGCCGACGAGGATGCGGCCGACGACGATGGCTGGTTCGATACCGGCGACGTGTCGGTGATCCATCCCGACGGCGTCATGCAAATCACCGACCGCGCGAAGGACGTCATCAAGTCGGGCGGCGAGTGGATCAGCTCGATCGAGCTCGAAAATGCGGCGGTCGGCGCGCCCGGCGTGCAGGAAGCCGCCGCGGTCGGCGTCTATCACCCGAAATGGGACGAGCGGCCGATCCTGCTCATCGTCCGCAAACCCGGCGCGGAGGTCAGCGAGGCGGCGATCGTCGAATATCTGGCCGACAAGGTCGCTAAATGGTGGCTGCCCGACGAGGTCGTGTTCGTCGACGAACTACCGCACACCGCGACCGGAAAGATACTCAAGCGGCAGCTTCGCGACGATTACAAGGATTACAAGCTGAAGTCGCTGGCGGCCGCCTAG